The Deinococcus sonorensis KR-87 genome includes a window with the following:
- a CDS encoding Asp23/Gls24 family envelope stress response protein, with translation MNGSIHITEAALASLIGLTAHEIPGVVGMAPANLREGIQRVLGRAQARDGVVIGREEQRYTADLYVVMAYGVSIPTVARNIAERVEHVVKSQAGIELAATRVHAVGVAHA, from the coding sequence GTGAACGGAAGTATTCATATCACCGAGGCGGCCCTCGCCTCGCTGATCGGTCTGACCGCCCATGAGATTCCGGGGGTGGTGGGCATGGCCCCTGCCAATCTCCGCGAGGGCATCCAGCGTGTGCTGGGCCGCGCCCAGGCGCGCGACGGCGTGGTGATCGGCCGCGAGGAGCAGCGCTACACCGCCGACCTGTACGTGGTGATGGCCTACGGGGTCAGCATCCCCACCGTGGCGCGCAACATTGCCGAGCGGGTGGAGCACGTGGTCAAGAGTCAGGCGGGCATCGAACTGGCCGCCACCCGGGTGCATGCCGTGGGGGTGGCCCATGCCTGA
- a CDS encoding DAK2 domain-containing protein, whose amino-acid sequence MPEHTTQLSPAQLAQAMRYATDWLGVFREQVNALNVYPVPDGDTGTNMHLTMQSVRRELDTAPDTSMAAVAKAISYGALLGARGNSGVILSQLLKGFADHIRDCSSIDAARLRGALQAAQKAGYGAVMKPVEGTILSVARGLAEGASGDTVDLVLENALLAGQAALDHTPEQLPVLKQAGVVDSGGQGYLYVVQGMLASLRGDALPAAPEVSSYAQEHFEHEEFGYCTEFLMEHATLPIEQIRELVAPFGDSLLVVGAEGFVKGHIHTNEPDDLLATVARHGRMLKTKVEDMSEQHTEILSQAGSAARAEEELPASGLVAVASGYGLVKLFRSFGARIVSGGQTANPSVQDIVDAVRSVSAERVIVLPNNKNVLMAAQKASELLEGRAIVVPTRTLGQGIGAALAFNPQAETEVLSQEMQQAATQVSTFEVTRASRSTSVTTPRGEELHIQDGDVIGLQDDELVHAGGSPEDAVLSMLTRAYSGQEIITVFVGPNVSPEQQQQLQERLGEEFQMAELELHQGGPDLYDYLVTLE is encoded by the coding sequence ATGCCTGAACACACCACACAGCTCTCGCCAGCTCAGCTGGCCCAGGCGATGCGTTACGCGACCGACTGGCTGGGGGTGTTCCGAGAGCAGGTCAACGCGCTGAACGTCTACCCGGTCCCGGACGGCGACACCGGCACCAACATGCACCTGACCATGCAGAGCGTCCGGCGCGAACTGGACACCGCCCCGGACACCAGCATGGCGGCGGTGGCCAAGGCCATCAGCTACGGCGCGCTGCTCGGCGCGCGCGGCAACAGCGGCGTGATCCTGAGCCAGCTGCTCAAGGGCTTCGCCGACCACATCCGCGACTGCAGCAGCATCGACGCGGCGCGGCTGCGCGGCGCCCTGCAGGCGGCCCAGAAGGCCGGGTACGGCGCGGTCATGAAGCCGGTAGAAGGCACCATCCTGTCGGTGGCGCGCGGTCTGGCCGAGGGCGCCAGTGGCGACACGGTGGATCTGGTGCTCGAAAACGCCCTCCTGGCCGGTCAGGCGGCGCTGGACCACACCCCGGAGCAGCTGCCGGTGCTGAAGCAGGCCGGCGTGGTGGACAGCGGCGGCCAGGGGTACCTGTACGTGGTGCAGGGCATGCTGGCCAGCCTGCGCGGCGACGCGCTGCCGGCCGCCCCCGAGGTGAGCAGCTACGCCCAGGAACACTTCGAGCACGAGGAGTTCGGGTACTGCACCGAGTTCCTGATGGAACACGCCACCCTGCCGATCGAGCAGATCCGCGAGCTCGTGGCCCCTTTTGGGGACAGCCTGCTGGTGGTGGGCGCCGAAGGCTTCGTGAAGGGCCACATCCACACCAACGAGCCGGACGATCTGCTGGCCACCGTGGCGCGGCACGGGCGCATGCTCAAGACCAAGGTCGAGGACATGAGCGAGCAGCACACCGAGATCCTGAGTCAGGCGGGCAGCGCGGCCCGCGCCGAGGAGGAGCTCCCGGCCTCCGGGCTGGTGGCGGTGGCGAGCGGCTACGGGCTGGTCAAGCTGTTCCGGAGCTTCGGAGCGCGGATCGTGTCGGGCGGGCAGACGGCCAACCCCAGCGTGCAGGACATCGTGGACGCGGTGCGCAGCGTGTCGGCCGAGCGCGTGATCGTGCTGCCGAACAACAAGAACGTGCTGATGGCCGCCCAGAAGGCCAGCGAACTGCTGGAGGGCCGCGCCATCGTGGTGCCGACCCGCACGCTGGGCCAGGGCATCGGGGCGGCGCTGGCCTTCAACCCGCAGGCCGAGACCGAGGTGCTCAGCCAGGAGATGCAGCAGGCCGCCACCCAGGTCAGCACCTTCGAGGTCACGCGGGCCAGCCGCAGCACCAGCGTCACCACCCCGCGCGGGGAGGAACTGCACATTCAGGACGGCGACGTGATCGGGCTGCAGGACGATGAGCTGGTGCATGCCGGCGGCAGCCCGGAGGACGCGGTGCTGAGCATGCTGACCCGCGCCTACAGCGGGCAGGAGATCATCACGGTGTTCGTGGGGCCGAACGTGAGCCCGGAGCAGCAGCAGCAGCTTCAGGAGCGCCTGGGGGAGGAATTCCAGATGGCCGAGCTGGAACTGCACCAGGGCGGCCCGGACCTCTACGACTACCTCGTGACGCTGGAGTAA
- the murF gene encoding UDP-N-acetylmuramoyl-tripeptide--D-alanyl-D-alanine ligase translates to MLDLHALPFPAQIHPEARPALRLTWDSRECGPETAFVALPGEQMHGNRFVEAALAAGAPFVLTNLDVPRAVRVPDARAALLEWAQRERRRNGRVVGITGTVGKTTAKSYVAAALQARFMPVYNTIPAIACFLIEHSGGPDPLVVEMGIDRVGEMAELMTLVQPDVGVVTSIGATHFEDPAITAREKGLILAAPERLVGMQASSYFPGVPTYGFDGADHRGEGLTLSPEAAQFQYQGVPVQLPLAGRAQAEAAVLALTLAEMDGLDLTEAAQRLAEVSVPGGRYRVLPGVYTVIDDAYNASPLSVQAGLEALGHLPGRRISVLGQMLELGPLAEQLHREAGQQARQHADLTYGVGPYAALLGDRAYASVPELRSALLQEVRPGDVLLVKASRGISWTPERRAAEGVGLDVVVQALLAHRDALEAAQ, encoded by the coding sequence ATGCTCGACCTCCATGCCCTCCCCTTCCCCGCCCAGATTCATCCGGAGGCGCGGCCCGCCCTGCGCCTGACCTGGGACAGCCGCGAGTGCGGCCCCGAGACCGCCTTCGTCGCGCTGCCCGGCGAGCAGATGCACGGCAACCGCTTCGTGGAGGCCGCGCTGGCAGCGGGTGCCCCCTTCGTGCTGACCAACCTGGACGTGCCGCGCGCCGTGCGGGTGCCGGATGCCCGCGCCGCCCTGCTGGAGTGGGCCCAGCGTGAGCGCCGCCGCAACGGGCGGGTGGTGGGCATCACCGGCACGGTCGGCAAGACCACCGCCAAGAGTTACGTGGCGGCGGCGCTGCAGGCCCGCTTCATGCCGGTCTACAACACCATTCCGGCCATCGCCTGCTTCCTGATCGAGCACTCCGGCGGGCCTGACCCGCTGGTGGTCGAGATGGGCATTGACCGGGTGGGCGAGATGGCCGAGCTGATGACGCTGGTTCAGCCGGATGTGGGCGTCGTCACCAGTATCGGGGCCACCCACTTCGAGGACCCGGCCATCACCGCCCGCGAGAAGGGGCTGATCCTGGCCGCGCCCGAACGTCTGGTGGGAATGCAGGCCAGCAGCTACTTTCCGGGCGTGCCCACCTACGGCTTTGACGGCGCCGACCACCGGGGGGAAGGGCTGACCCTGAGCCCGGAAGCGGCACAGTTTCAGTACCAGGGGGTGCCGGTGCAGCTTCCGCTGGCAGGCCGCGCCCAGGCGGAGGCGGCGGTGCTGGCGCTGACCCTGGCCGAGATGGACGGCCTGGACCTGACGGAAGCGGCGCAGCGGCTCGCGGAGGTGTCGGTGCCGGGGGGTCGCTACCGGGTGCTGCCGGGCGTGTATACCGTCATTGACGACGCCTACAACGCCTCGCCACTCAGCGTGCAGGCTGGGCTGGAGGCGCTGGGCCACCTGCCGGGCCGCCGCATCAGCGTGCTGGGCCAGATGCTGGAACTGGGACCGCTGGCCGAACAGCTGCACCGCGAGGCCGGACAGCAGGCCCGGCAGCACGCCGACCTCACCTACGGGGTGGGGCCGTACGCGGCGCTGCTGGGCGACCGTGCCTACGCCAGCGTGCCGGAGCTGCGTTCAGCGCTGCTGCAGGAGGTCCGGCCCGGCGACGTGCTGCTGGTCAAGGCCTCGCGCGGCATCAGCTGGACTCCGGAGCGCCGCGCGGCCGAGGGGGTGGGGCTGGACGTGGTGGTGCAGGCGCTGCTTGCCCACCGGGACGCGCTGGAAGCCGCGCAGTGA
- a CDS encoding phospho-N-acetylmuramoyl-pentapeptide-transferase, translated as MIVVAALVSWFLVGLFITLARRYGWGQPIRKEGPQTHLKKEGTPTAGGIGFVLALLLCWVGLLLTGHGGGPKATLLVLAAVGMGCIGLVDDVLKIRSRMVGGKKELLAREKFPLQFLVGLIFAVLAAPLAPHLWVHSWGHVGDIALYTLAMVGAVNAFNFADGLDSLLGGLSIIVLLPLLAVSPVSALLVGVLLGFLWFNAHPARVFMGDMGSHAIGGVAAGAYILHADVWLLPISAIIPVAAVLSVVLQVAYFRQTKGKRLFRMSPIQHHFEELGWPETHVTLRFWLVTALGTALVWSILRGLTPLVP; from the coding sequence GTGATCGTGGTCGCGGCGCTGGTGTCGTGGTTCCTGGTGGGCCTGTTCATCACGCTGGCCCGCCGCTACGGCTGGGGTCAGCCGATCCGCAAGGAGGGTCCGCAGACCCACCTCAAGAAGGAGGGCACGCCCACCGCCGGCGGCATCGGCTTCGTGCTGGCGCTGCTGCTGTGCTGGGTGGGCCTGCTGCTCACCGGCCACGGCGGCGGCCCCAAGGCCACGCTGCTGGTGCTGGCCGCCGTGGGCATGGGCTGCATCGGGCTGGTGGACGACGTGCTCAAGATCCGCTCGCGCATGGTGGGCGGCAAGAAGGAACTGCTGGCCCGCGAGAAGTTCCCGCTGCAGTTTCTGGTGGGCCTGATCTTCGCGGTGCTGGCCGCGCCGCTGGCCCCGCACCTGTGGGTGCACAGCTGGGGGCACGTCGGCGACATCGCGCTGTACACCCTGGCGATGGTGGGCGCGGTCAACGCCTTCAACTTCGCGGACGGGCTCGACAGCCTGCTGGGCGGCCTGAGCATCATCGTGCTGCTGCCGCTGCTGGCGGTCTCGCCGGTGAGCGCCCTGCTGGTGGGGGTGCTGCTGGGCTTCCTGTGGTTCAACGCGCACCCGGCCCGGGTGTTCATGGGCGACATGGGCTCGCACGCCATCGGCGGGGTGGCGGCGGGCGCGTATATCCTGCACGCCGACGTGTGGCTGCTGCCGATCTCGGCCATTATCCCGGTGGCTGCGGTGCTGAGCGTGGTGCTGCAGGTGGCGTACTTCCGGCAGACCAAGGGCAAACGGCTGTTCCGCATGTCGCCCATCCAGCACCATTTCGAGGAACTCGGCTGGCCCGAGACGCACGTCACGCTGCGCTTCTGGCTGGTCACGGCGCTGGGCACCGCCCTCGTGTGGTCCATCCTGCGCGGCCTGACGCCTCTGGTCCCCTGA
- a CDS encoding molybdopterin-dependent oxidoreductase — translation MRLLQAWIAAVLLSVLGYLLLMQAGWAFPPLRLYGVLTQLLGVPAVFQLVHAVFGLGQGGKIFAFSGVTLLWLGGLTLLGGLQRPLTAGAVTAVLCLLLAPWQTAVGYGVVFAALLWGVARRLTPAGGRVPDPARRSLTGVLAAGAAALAGGGLVALFRQDQTPADEAAPVAGDALPFAVTPVEHFYYVSKNLEIFDPRLNVQDWSLQVGGLVQRPATFRLSDLAQFPAVRQELTLSCISNPVGGPLISNGLWEGFRLADLLRQVGIQPQARYVLWEAADGYTESLPLGQALEPDVLLVTRLNGQPLTQRHGFPLRVLIPGRYGMKQPRWITGIRLSATDKPGYWAERGWSKEARVELMSRIDQPSPDNPQAPAGPGAIRGVAFYGNRPVTRVEVSTDNGQHWQDARLVPPRSRYAWTPWELLWTPAPGTYSLMVRAYSGATVQTPSAREALPEGATGYHQLVVTVS, via the coding sequence ATGCGTCTGCTGCAAGCCTGGATCGCCGCCGTGCTGCTGAGTGTGCTGGGCTACCTGCTGCTGATGCAGGCCGGGTGGGCGTTTCCGCCGCTGCGGCTGTACGGGGTGCTGACCCAGCTGCTGGGGGTGCCGGCGGTGTTCCAGCTGGTCCACGCGGTGTTCGGGCTGGGGCAGGGCGGCAAGATCTTCGCCTTCAGCGGGGTGACGCTGCTGTGGCTGGGCGGGCTGACGCTGCTGGGCGGCCTGCAGCGCCCACTGACAGCCGGCGCCGTGACCGCCGTGCTGTGCCTGCTGCTGGCGCCCTGGCAGACGGCGGTGGGCTACGGCGTCGTCTTCGCCGCGCTGCTGTGGGGGGTGGCGCGGCGGCTGACCCCGGCGGGCGGGCGTGTCCCCGACCCGGCCCGGCGCAGCCTGACTGGCGTGCTGGCGGCGGGCGCCGCAGCGCTGGCCGGAGGCGGTCTGGTGGCCCTGTTCCGCCAGGACCAGACCCCCGCCGACGAGGCGGCCCCGGTCGCCGGCGACGCCCTGCCGTTCGCCGTGACGCCGGTGGAGCACTTCTATTACGTTTCCAAGAACCTGGAGATCTTTGATCCGCGCCTGAACGTCCAGGACTGGAGCCTGCAGGTGGGCGGGCTGGTGCAGCGGCCTGCCACCTTCCGCCTGTCGGATCTGGCGCAGTTCCCAGCGGTGCGCCAGGAACTGACCCTGTCGTGCATCAGCAACCCGGTGGGCGGCCCGCTGATCAGCAACGGGCTGTGGGAGGGCTTCCGGCTGGCTGACCTGCTGCGGCAGGTAGGCATCCAGCCGCAGGCGCGCTACGTGCTGTGGGAGGCCGCCGACGGCTACACCGAGTCATTGCCGCTGGGGCAGGCACTGGAGCCGGACGTGCTGCTGGTCACCCGGCTGAACGGCCAGCCGCTCACCCAGCGGCACGGCTTCCCGCTGCGGGTGCTGATTCCGGGGCGCTACGGCATGAAGCAGCCGCGCTGGATCACCGGCATCCGCCTGTCGGCCACCGACAAGCCCGGCTACTGGGCCGAGCGCGGCTGGAGCAAAGAGGCGCGGGTGGAGCTGATGAGCCGCATTGACCAGCCGTCCCCCGACAATCCGCAGGCACCGGCCGGACCCGGCGCCATCCGGGGTGTGGCGTTCTACGGCAACCGTCCGGTCACGCGGGTGGAGGTCAGCACCGACAACGGTCAGCACTGGCAGGACGCCCGGCTGGTGCCGCCCCGGTCCCGGTACGCCTGGACGCCCTGGGAACTGCTGTGGACACCGGCGCCCGGCACCTACTCGCTGATGGTGCGGGCCTACAGCGGCGCCACGGTCCAGACCCCGTCGGCGCGAGAGGCGTTGCCGGAGGGGGCCACCGGCTACCATCAGCTGGTGGTCACGGTCAGCTAA
- a CDS encoding GGDEF domain-containing protein has translation MSAPSSTDASADQLATTIERGRRLLLLLTAGGYLLFLLSLRVLLPGVPLRPLSAEMLTGYVALLGSVLVSIPGINLRLLTLILLLLTVVLLFTQFRSALTTHEWPLAALSWLPLMIVLAYALLGWRLGGLVVALGVVGVGVAAALSRAGGELIFSLWLSSFFVLLVLGLMGLLVTRFIEERIETAYRDSERLQAARMDSLTGTLGRAAIQEALQDGLAYAEQGRGPLSLVVCDLDNFKTINDRHGHNIGDEVLRLAARRLRRNLGRNDQMGRWGGEEFLVVLPGVSKTDALAIAERLRREIAAAPLAGLNVTVSLGVSAWRLGDTVSTIFERADQAMYEAKAAGRNLVR, from the coding sequence ATGTCCGCCCCTTCCTCCACCGACGCCTCTGCGGACCAGCTCGCCACCACCATTGAGCGTGGGCGCCGTCTGCTGCTGCTGCTGACGGCCGGCGGCTACCTGCTGTTCCTGCTGAGCCTGCGGGTGCTGCTGCCGGGGGTGCCGCTGCGTCCGCTGAGCGCCGAGATGCTGACCGGCTACGTGGCGCTGCTGGGCAGCGTGCTGGTGAGTATTCCCGGCATCAACCTGCGACTGCTGACCCTGATCCTGCTGCTGCTGACCGTCGTCCTACTGTTCACCCAGTTCCGCAGTGCCCTGACCACCCACGAGTGGCCGCTGGCCGCACTGAGCTGGCTGCCGCTGATGATCGTGCTGGCCTACGCCCTGCTCGGCTGGCGGCTGGGCGGGCTGGTGGTGGCCCTGGGGGTGGTGGGGGTGGGCGTGGCGGCCGCCCTGTCGCGGGCGGGCGGGGAGCTGATTTTCAGCCTGTGGCTGTCGAGTTTTTTTGTGCTGCTGGTGCTGGGGCTGATGGGCCTGCTGGTGACCCGCTTCATCGAGGAGCGGATCGAGACGGCGTACCGCGACAGCGAGCGGCTTCAGGCGGCCCGGATGGACAGCCTCACCGGCACGTTGGGCCGGGCGGCCATCCAGGAGGCGCTGCAGGACGGGCTGGCCTACGCCGAGCAGGGCCGCGGGCCGCTGAGCCTGGTGGTGTGCGACCTGGACAATTTCAAGACCATCAACGACCGGCACGGCCACAACATCGGGGACGAGGTGCTGCGGCTGGCTGCCCGTCGGCTGCGGCGCAATCTGGGCCGCAACGACCAGATGGGCCGCTGGGGCGGCGAGGAATTCCTGGTGGTGCTGCCGGGCGTCTCCAAGACCGACGCCCTGGCCATCGCGGAGCGGCTGCGCCGGGAGATTGCGGCGGCGCCGCTGGCCGGCCTGAACGTAACGGTCAGTCTGGGCGTCTCGGCGTGGCGGCTGGGCGACACCGTGAGCACCATCTTTGAGCGTGCCGATCAGGCGATGTACGAGGCCAAGGCTGCCGGCCGCAACCTGGTGAGATAA
- the speA gene encoding biosynthetic arginine decarboxylase yields MKTSSSFSATDAAELYSIPSWSGGYFRVSDTGQVEVTPSPGLRTVLADVVDELVDRGESLPVILRFPQVLTARVKQLNEAFQNATLEYGYNGSYQGVFPIKVNQRRAVVEGIAAAGYDYAHGLEAGSKAELALCLAQRMHPDALLCCNGFKDDGFIKLALWGRTLGKNVVITLEKYSELDRVLKQARALGVRPAIGVRFKLHARGSGQWEESGGDQAKFGLNAYELLRVVERLRDEGMLDSLVMLHTHIGSQITDIRRIKVAVREATQTYAGLIAQGVPLKYLNVGGGLGVDYDGSKTTFYASMNYTLKEYAADVVYTVQEVCKARQVPEPTIVSESGRALTAHHAVLIVPVIDVTGPTRDLQEIPASKGEAHQVVKDLEEILENISGRNYREMYNDAVGDKGTLHNLFDLGYVTLEDRARGEALFNAILRKISRLIAGEKYVPDELEDLQKVLADKFICNFSLFQSLPDNWAIQALFPITPISRLTEQPTRQGTLVDITCDSDGKIEKFIDLRDVKATLPLHEPNGKPYYLGIYLMGAYQDVLGSAHNLFGKVNEAHVTVRPGGKYHIDLFVRGQKARRMIESMGYEEGMLRDSIEEQTDRALEAGILTDEQERELLEDYDEELLGYTYLEYEEA; encoded by the coding sequence TTGAAAACGTCAAGTTCCTTTTCCGCCACCGACGCCGCCGAGCTGTACAGCATTCCCAGCTGGAGCGGCGGGTACTTCCGGGTCAGCGATACGGGTCAGGTGGAGGTCACGCCGTCCCCGGGCCTGCGCACCGTGCTGGCCGATGTGGTGGATGAGTTGGTGGACCGGGGCGAAAGCCTCCCGGTGATCCTGCGCTTCCCCCAGGTGCTCACCGCCCGCGTCAAGCAGCTCAACGAGGCGTTCCAGAACGCCACGCTGGAATACGGCTACAACGGCTCCTATCAGGGGGTCTTCCCCATCAAGGTCAACCAGCGCCGCGCCGTGGTGGAGGGCATTGCGGCGGCCGGCTACGACTACGCGCACGGCCTGGAGGCGGGCAGCAAGGCCGAGCTGGCGCTGTGCCTGGCGCAGCGGATGCATCCGGACGCGCTGCTGTGTTGCAACGGCTTCAAGGACGACGGCTTCATCAAGCTGGCCCTGTGGGGCCGCACGCTCGGCAAGAACGTGGTCATCACGCTGGAAAAGTACAGCGAGCTGGACCGGGTGCTGAAGCAGGCGCGCGCGCTGGGGGTCCGGCCCGCCATCGGGGTGCGCTTCAAGCTGCACGCGCGCGGCTCGGGGCAGTGGGAGGAGTCGGGCGGCGATCAGGCCAAGTTCGGGCTGAACGCCTATGAGCTGCTGCGGGTGGTGGAGCGGCTGCGCGACGAGGGCATGCTGGACAGTCTGGTGATGCTGCACACCCACATCGGCTCGCAGATCACCGACATCCGGCGCATCAAGGTGGCGGTGCGCGAGGCCACCCAGACCTACGCCGGCCTGATCGCCCAGGGGGTGCCGCTGAAGTACCTGAACGTGGGCGGCGGCCTGGGCGTGGACTACGACGGCTCCAAGACCACCTTCTACGCCAGCATGAACTACACCCTCAAGGAGTACGCCGCCGACGTGGTGTACACCGTGCAGGAGGTCTGCAAGGCGCGGCAGGTGCCGGAACCCACCATCGTCTCGGAGTCGGGGCGGGCGCTGACCGCGCACCACGCGGTGCTGATCGTGCCGGTGATCGACGTGACCGGCCCCACCCGCGACCTGCAGGAAATTCCGGCCAGCAAGGGCGAGGCGCATCAGGTGGTCAAGGACCTGGAGGAGATCCTGGAGAACATCTCCGGGCGCAACTACCGCGAGATGTACAACGACGCGGTGGGCGACAAGGGCACCCTGCACAACCTCTTCGACCTGGGGTACGTGACGCTGGAGGACCGGGCCCGGGGCGAGGCGCTGTTCAACGCCATCCTGCGCAAAATCAGCCGGCTGATCGCCGGAGAGAAGTACGTGCCGGACGAGCTGGAGGACCTGCAGAAGGTGCTGGCCGACAAGTTCATCTGCAACTTCTCGCTGTTCCAGAGTCTGCCGGACAACTGGGCCATCCAGGCGCTGTTTCCCATCACGCCCATCTCGCGGCTCACCGAGCAGCCGACCCGCCAGGGCACGCTGGTGGACATCACCTGCGACAGCGATGGCAAGATCGAGAAGTTCATCGATCTGCGCGACGTGAAGGCCACCCTGCCGCTGCACGAGCCGAACGGCAAGCCGTACTACCTGGGCATCTACCTGATGGGTGCCTATCAGGACGTGCTGGGCAGCGCCCACAACCTGTTCGGCAAGGTCAACGAGGCACATGTGACGGTGCGGCCCGGCGGCAAGTACCACATCGACCTGTTCGTACGCGGCCAGAAGGCGCGGCGCATGATCGAGAGCATGGGGTACGAGGAGGGCATGCTGCGCGACAGCATCGAGGAGCAGACCGACCGTGCCCTGGAGGCCGGCATCCTGACCGACGAGCAGGAGCGAGAGCTGCTGGAGGACTACGACGAGGAGCTGCTCGGCTACACCTACCTGGAGTACGAGGAAGCCTGA
- the pckA gene encoding phosphoenolpyruvate carboxykinase (ATP): MTETAVRTSLDLHALQQRGATIRFNLTVPELYEAALRRGEGVLAQDGPLTVYTAPHTGRSPKDRFIVQDALTEGGVHWGGFNTPTTPQVFDNLLQRMLSWMEGQEVFVQDLYAGTDPSYQLPVRLVTEMAYHSLFVHNMFVRPTPEQLASHTAEFTVLNLPSFKADPARDGVRSETFIVVDFTRRMILVGGTKYAGENKKGIFGVLNYLLPERGVMPMHCSANIGEQGDVALFFGLSGTGKTTLSADPQRRLIGDDEHGWSDEGVFNFEGGCYAKVIGLNPEAEPAIERTTRMFGTVLENVVLRPDRTPDLDDGHLTDNTRSAYPIDFIDNIEASGRGGHPQNIIFLTADAYGVLPPIARLSREQMMYYFLSGFTAKIPGTEQGVVEPQPTFSTCFGAPFMPRHPGEYARLLAQRVEAHGTRVWLVNTGWTGGKYGQGHRISIRHTRALISAALDGALDTVEYQREPFFGLVIPSEVPGVPAELLNPRDSWADGSAYDAAARQLAAMFRQNFERFADGVDAGVTGCMPQHAE, from the coding sequence ATGACCGAGACCGCCGTCAGGACCAGCCTTGACCTCCACGCGCTGCAACAGCGCGGCGCCACCATCCGCTTCAACCTCACGGTCCCGGAACTCTACGAGGCCGCGCTGCGGCGCGGCGAGGGCGTGCTGGCCCAGGACGGGCCGCTGACGGTGTACACCGCCCCGCACACCGGCCGCAGCCCCAAGGACCGCTTCATCGTGCAGGACGCGCTGACTGAGGGCGGCGTGCACTGGGGCGGCTTCAACACCCCCACCACCCCGCAGGTCTTCGACAACCTGCTGCAGCGGATGCTCAGCTGGATGGAAGGGCAGGAAGTGTTCGTGCAGGACCTGTACGCCGGCACCGACCCCAGCTACCAGCTGCCGGTGCGGCTCGTGACCGAGATGGCGTACCACTCGCTGTTCGTGCACAACATGTTCGTGCGGCCCACCCCGGAACAGCTGGCCTCACACACGGCCGAGTTCACGGTGCTGAACCTGCCGAGCTTCAAGGCGGACCCGGCCCGCGACGGGGTGCGCAGCGAGACCTTCATCGTGGTGGACTTCACCCGCCGCATGATTCTGGTGGGCGGCACCAAGTACGCGGGCGAGAACAAGAAGGGCATCTTCGGGGTGCTGAACTACCTGCTGCCGGAGCGCGGCGTGATGCCGATGCACTGCAGCGCCAACATCGGGGAGCAGGGCGACGTGGCGCTGTTCTTCGGGCTGTCCGGCACCGGCAAGACCACCCTGAGCGCCGACCCGCAGCGCCGGCTGATCGGCGACGACGAGCACGGCTGGAGCGACGAAGGTGTGTTCAACTTCGAGGGCGGCTGCTACGCCAAGGTGATCGGGCTGAACCCGGAGGCCGAGCCGGCCATCGAACGCACCACCCGCATGTTCGGCACGGTGCTGGAGAACGTGGTGCTGCGCCCGGACCGCACCCCAGACCTGGACGACGGCCACCTGACCGACAACACCCGCAGCGCCTACCCGATCGACTTCATCGATAACATTGAGGCGAGCGGACGCGGCGGGCACCCGCAGAACATCATCTTCCTGACCGCCGACGCGTATGGGGTGCTGCCGCCTATCGCCCGGCTGAGCCGCGAGCAGATGATGTATTACTTCCTGTCCGGCTTCACCGCCAAGATTCCCGGCACCGAGCAGGGCGTGGTGGAGCCGCAGCCCACCTTCAGCACCTGTTTCGGGGCGCCGTTCATGCCGCGTCACCCCGGCGAGTACGCCCGGCTGCTGGCCCAGCGGGTGGAGGCGCACGGCACCCGGGTGTGGCTGGTGAACACCGGCTGGACCGGCGGGAAGTACGGCCAGGGCCACCGCATCAGCATCCGGCACACCCGCGCCCTGATCAGCGCGGCGCTGGACGGCGCCCTGGACACGGTGGAGTACCAGCGTGAGCCGTTCTTCGGGCTGGTGATTCCGAGCGAGGTGCCGGGTGTGCCGGCCGAACTGCTCAACCCCCGCGACAGCTGGGCCGATGGCTCCGCCTATGACGCCGCCGCCCGGCAGCTGGCCGCCATGTTCCGCCAGAACTTCGAGCGCTTCGCGGACGGGGTGGACGCGGGCGTGACCGGCTGCATGCCGCAGCACGCGGAGTAA